A part of Haemorhous mexicanus isolate bHaeMex1 chromosome 25, bHaeMex1.pri, whole genome shotgun sequence genomic DNA contains:
- the LOC132338421 gene encoding bile acid receptor-like has protein sequence MKQCSWEQSMANTFVTVPDGFGLPEPIQYYDVLPEHINYQLQDADFQAAPYCQYSAVPVPALPPQPAPAPYGSYSLEPPYADGPCVGSSCELSKGPFLAPHGEDGGYQGLRRPRLNHSVRLKGQEELCVVCGDKASGYHYNALTCEGCKGFFRRSITKKAVYRCKSGGHCEMDMYMRRKCQECRLKKCRAVGMLAECLLTEVQCKSKRLRKNFKQKSSFLCNIKLEDEGLNSKQVSSTTRSGKIPEKMELTPGEHQLLDHIVAAHQKYTIPLEEAKKFLQETASPEESFLHLSETAVVHVQVLVDFTKRLPGFESLASEDQIALLKGSTVEAMFLRSAQIYNQRMSECQPSTSESHVRLSDHGTCCHVQNLDKNNIYSMEMCHNKERPTSTTTTGITEEFITALFYFYRTMGQLKVTETEYALLVATTVFFSDRPLLRDKRHVEELQEPLLGILYKHSKLQHPRDPQRFARLLGRLTELRSLRHAHAGALRARDPRLAAPLRDLWDLH, from the exons ATGAAGcagtgcagctgggagcagagcatgGCCAACACGTTTGTCACCGTCCCTGACGGGTTCGGCCTTCCCGAGCCCATCCAGTACTACG ATGTTTTACCGGAGCACATCAACTACCAGCTGCAGGACGCGGATTTCCAGGCTGCCCCGTACTGCCAGTACTCGGCCGTGCCCGTGCCAGCGCTGCCGCCGcagcccgccccggccccgtaCGGCTCCTACAGCCTGGAGCCGCCGTACGCCGACGGGCCCTGCGTGGGCAGCAGCTGCGAGCTCAGCAAGGGCCCCTTCCTGGCTCCCCACGGGGAGGACGGCGGGTACCAGGGGCTCAGGAGGCCCCGGTTAAACCACTCGGTGAGGCtgaaggggcaggaggagctgtgcgTGGTGTGCGGGGACAAGGCCTCGGGGTACCACTACAACGCGCTGACCTGCGAGGGCTGCAAAG GCTTCTTCCGGCGCAGCATCACCAAGAAGGCGGTGTACCGCTGCAAGAGCGGGGGGCACTGCGAGATGGACATGTACATGAGGAGGAAGTGCCAGGAGTGCCGCCTCAAGaagtgcagagctgtgggaatgCTGGCAGAGT GTTTGCTGACTGAAGTCCAGTGCAAGTCAAAGCGACTCAGGAAGAATTTCAAGCAGAAGAGCAGTTTCCTTTGCAACATAAAGCTGGAAGATGAGGGACTGAATAGTAAGCAAGTATCATCTACAACAAGATCTGGAAAA ATCCCAGAGAAGATGGAACTTACTCCAGGAGAACATCAGCTTCTTGACCACATTGTAGCAGCACACCAAAAATACACAATTCCTCTTGAGGAAGCCAAGAAGTTT CTACAGGAAACTGCAAGTCCTGAAGAAAGTTTCCTCCACCTGTCTGAGACAGCTGTTGTCCATGTCCAGGTGTTGGTGGATTTCACAAAAAGACTCCCAG GGTTTGAGAGTTTAGCCAGTGAGGACCAGATTGCTCTGCTGAAAGGGTCCACAGTGGAGGCAATGTTCTTGAGATCAGCCCAAATTTACAACCAAAGAATGAGTGAGTGCCAGCCATCAACCAGTGAAA GTCATGTAAGACTTTCTGATCATGGGACATGTTGTCATGTTCAGAACCTTGATAAAAACAATATTTATTCCATGGAAATGTGTCATAATAAAGAGAGGCCAACTTCTACTACTACCACAG gCATAACTGAGGAGTTCATCACCGCCCTATTCTACTTCTACAGAACCATGGGGCAACTCAAAGTGACCGAGACCGAATACGCTCTGCTCGTAGCAACAACAGTGTTCTTTTCGG ACCGCCCGCTGCTGAGGGACAAACGCCatgtggaggagctgcaggagccgcTGCTGGGGATCCTGTACAAGCACTCGAAGCTGCAGCACCCGCGGGACCCGCAGCGCTTCGCGCGGCTGCTGGGGCGCCTCACGGAGCTGCGCTCGCTCCGCCACGCCCACGCGGGGGCGCTGCGCGCGCGGGACCCGCGCCTGGCCGCGCCGCTGCGCGACCTCTGGGACCTCCACTAG
- the SIKE1 gene encoding suppressor of IKBKE 1, protein MSCTIDKILTDARTLLERLKEHDTAAESLIDQSAVLHRRVAAMREAGAGCADQGPGPAAERPDPSRLGPHVVLAQENTQIRDLQQENRELWVSLEEHQDALELIMSKYRKQMLQLLEGRKREEAEPVLKVHQANSGEIESQIDRICEMGEVMRKAVQVDDEQFFKVQEKLAQLELENKELRELLLISKESFEVGREDLPDCEA, encoded by the exons ATGAGCTGCACCATCGATAAGATCCTGACGGACGCGCGGACGCTGCTGGAGCGGCTGAAGGAGCACGACACGGCGGCCGAGTCGCTCATCGACCAGTCGGCCGTGCTGCACCGGCGCGTGGCCGCCATGCGGGAGGCGGGCGCGGGCTGCGCCGACCAG GGCCCGGGCCCCGCGGCGGAGCGACCCGACCCGTCCCGGCTGGGGCCGCACgtggtgctggcacaggagaACACGCAGATCCGCgacctgcagcaggagaaccggg agctgtgggtcTCACTGGAGGAGCACCAGGACGCGCTGGAGCTCATCATGAGCAAGTACAGGAAGCAGATGTTacagctgctggaagggagAAAACGTGAAGAGgcagaaccagtcttgaaagTCCATCAGGCTAATTCTGGG GAAATTGAAAGTCAAATAGACAGAATATGTGAGATGGGAGAGGTGATGAGAAAAGCTGTTCAAGTGGATGATGAGCAGTTCTTTAAAGTTCAGGAGAAACTGGCTCAGTTGGAG CTTGAAAACAAAGAGCTGCGTGAGCTGCTGTTGATCAGCAAGGAGTCCTTCGAGGTGGGGAGAGAAGATCTGCCAGACTGTGAAGCCTAG